One region of Mucilaginibacter gotjawali genomic DNA includes:
- a CDS encoding PH domain-containing protein translates to MMQNDDVLLRPAMLFAFLKALPMILLAIIFLLLAWWLSPYFILFSLAICGAAWYRLLYIRSFQYLITAEYIRITRGIFFKRIDQVEMYRVKDYIITQSFILQLFRLMYLTLKSTDPENPVVLLQGIPESDITDTIRDRVQEARKDNNIYELN, encoded by the coding sequence ATGATGCAGAACGATGATGTTTTATTAAGACCGGCGATGCTTTTTGCTTTTTTGAAAGCCTTGCCAATGATATTGCTGGCCATCATTTTTCTTTTATTGGCCTGGTGGCTGTCACCTTACTTTATTTTATTCAGCCTGGCCATATGTGGTGCCGCATGGTACCGGCTTTTGTACATCCGTAGTTTTCAGTATTTGATTACTGCAGAGTATATCCGGATTACCCGTGGTATTTTTTTTAAAAGAATCGATCAGGTGGAAATGTACAGGGTAAAGGATTACATCATTACGCAATCTTTTATATTGCAGCTTTTCAGGCTGATGTACCTGACCTTAAAGAGTACTGACCCTGAGAATCCTGTGGTCCTGTTACAGGGAATCCCCGAATCGGACATAACAGATACCATCCGCGACAGGGTGCAGGAGGCACGAAAGGACAATAATATCTACGAATTAAATTGA
- a CDS encoding helix-turn-helix domain-containing protein, with product MAIEIITKDDLEAFRKTLLLDIRLLLSEKQQDNKEWLRCADVRKMLKISTGTVQNLRISGKLKSQKVGGIHFYKLADVQNMLGGKIH from the coding sequence ATGGCTATAGAAATAATAACCAAGGATGACCTTGAAGCATTCAGGAAAACCTTATTGCTTGATATCAGGCTATTGTTATCCGAAAAACAACAGGATAACAAGGAATGGCTGAGATGCGCAGACGTACGTAAAATGCTCAAAATTTCAACCGGTACAGTACAAAACCTCAGAATATCCGGAAAACTTAAATCCCAAAAAGTTGGGGGAATTCACTTTTATAAACTTGCCGATGTCCAAAATATGCTCGGCGGCAAAATTCATTGA